The Mangifera indica cultivar Alphonso chromosome 8, CATAS_Mindica_2.1, whole genome shotgun sequence genome has a window encoding:
- the LOC123224362 gene encoding uncharacterized protein LOC123224362, producing the protein MKLRPFPKPLSHLLHVDIFSATPPLTAPMQPSYLTSHTRRHTTHPLGWCAAIICTIIAIAVIVVGIVIFTGYQVIHPRVPVISVINAHLDLFQYDLAGLLETQMTIILNLKNSNQKAHATFSDTHFSVSFDGHEIAKLLADPFDVGKNNSVDFHYVVQSDSIPLDPKLQEQVDVAMKKDDVKFGLKGSSRARCRVGPLGSVKFWCHLDCQLRFSILNGSYVPSSKCSSKAK; encoded by the coding sequence ATGAAACTTAGACCATTTCCAAAACCTCTCTCTCATCTTCTTCATGTTGATATATTTTCAGCCACACCCCCACTTACAGCCCCAATGCAACCAAGCTACTTAACCTCTCACACTCGGCGCCACACCACTCATCCCTTGGGTTGGTGTGCAGCCATCATATGCACCATCATCGCCATTGCTGTCATCGTCGTAGGCATTGTGATCTTCACCGGCTACCAAGTTATCCACCCTCGAGTCCCCGTTATCAGCGTCATCAATGCCCATCTCGACCTCTTTCAGTATGACCTGGCTGGCCTGCTCGAAACGCAGATGACCATTATCTTAAACTTGAAGAATAGTAACCAAAAGGCTCACGCTACTTTCTCGGATACCCACTTCAGTGTCTCATTCGACGGACACGAGATTGCCAAGCTCCTCGCTGACCCTTTTGATGTAGGAAAAAATAATTCTGTTGATTTCCATTACGTCGTTCAGTCTGATTCAATACCATTAGATCCAAAACTGCAAGAGCAGGTGGACGTTGCTATGAAGAAGGATGAtgttaaatttggtttgaaggGAAGTTCAAGAGCTAGATGCAGAGTTGGACCTCTCGGCTCTGTCAAATTTTGGTGTCATTTGGATTGCCAGCTTAGGTTTAGTATTTTGAATGGCTCTTATGTGCCTTCTTCAAAATGCAGCTCCAAggctaaataa
- the LOC123222681 gene encoding uncharacterized protein LOC123222681 — protein sequence MVSLMSLSQELMATMMILVTKPFCLCKSAILFCLKTTFFVVYSWIDLVNATTSFHVNMICRTMSWTVALISLPLRVFTALQRETVLEQQLHEMQLELETLAWDRKELEGHLQTAIEEHKSMESMLAELEDENDKAMAKIELLEGKLQCMKDETLQLKEICSKERWSLKVNDKVSGRKVGVAADNYDISYGCPSWKSNFKGTDFFFQDMMMHKDSWASESMSNAEFLNILKTGIAASSGSIHSYTPGVIPRNIEMNEVLDQRRGVALLQSLFSAGLSLLVGMIIWEAEDPCMPLVVALFTVVGISLKSVVHFFSTIKNKPASDAVALLSFNWFILGTLTCPTLPKVARVLAPLTFRFVGQTVSWFGFSTH from the exons ATGGTGTCTCTGATGTCTTTGTCTCAAGAGTTGATGGCTACGATGATGATCTTGGTGACAAAGCCCTTTTGCCTTTGCAAATCAGCAattctgttttgtttaaaaaccACTTTTTTCGTCGTTTATAGCTGGATAGACCTGGTCAATGCCACTACCAGCTTCCATGTCAACATGATTTGCAGAACAATGTCTTGGACAGTTGCTcttataagtcttcctcttcgaGTTTTTACCGCCCTGCAGAGGGAAACAGTG CTGGAACAGCAACTGCATGAAATGCAGTTAGAGTTAGAGACCCTTGCCTGGGATAGAAAGGAACTCGAAGGTCATCTTCAGACAGCCATTGAAGAACATAAAAGTATGGAGTCCATGCTAGCTGAacttgaagatgaaaatgacaaGGCTATGgcaaaaattgaattattagaGGGCAAG TTGCAGTGTATGAAGGATGAAACTCTTCAGCTTAAGGAAATTTGCAGTAAAGAACGGTGGAGTCTTAAAGTTAATGATAAAGTCAGTGGACGAAAAGTTGGTGTTGCTGCTGACAACTATGACATTTCCTATGGATGTCCATCATGGAAATCCAATTTTAAGGGGACTGACTTCTTTTTTCAAGACATGATGATGCACAAAGACTCTTGGGCCAGTGAAAGCATGAGTAATGCTGAATTTCTCAATATCTTAAAGACTGGAATTGCGGCAAGCAGTGGGTCCATCCACTCCTACACGCCTGGTGTTATCCCAAGAAATATAGAAATGAATGAAGTGCTTGACCAGAGAAGGGGAGTTGCTCTTTTGCAGTCTCTTTTTAGCGCAGGGTTGTCGCTTTTGGTCGGAATGATTATCTGGGAAGCTGAAGACCCTTGCATGCCACTTGTGGTAGCTCTTTTCACAGTG GTCGGCATTTCACTGAAAAGCGTCGTTCATTTTTTCTCCACCATAAAGAACAAACCTGCTTCTGATGCCGTGGCTCTATTAAGCTTCAACTGGTTTATACTTGGCACACTTACATGCCCAACGCTGCCAAAGGTTGCCCGCGTGTTGGCTCCCCTCACATTCAGGTTTGTAGGTCAGACAGTGAGCTGGTTTGGTTTCTCAACACACTAG